Genomic segment of Methanofollis sp.:
GCCCGCGCCACATGGTGCTTCAGTTCTGCCGAGAGAAAGGCCTCGGCGCCGAGGCCGACGGCCTCCTCGATGAGGGCCGGGTCAAAGCCGCTCCCGCCGACGACTGCAAGGGTGGCGGGGTCGCGTGCGTCGCCGTACACCCTGACATTCCCGCCGATGCGGGCGGCCATCTCCCTGAGGGTGCAGGTGCAGGTGCCGACGCGTCCAAGCGACATCGGCCGCAC
This window contains:
- a CDS encoding Nif3-like dinuclear metal center hexameric protein; the protein is VRPMSLGRVGTCTCTLREMAARIGGNVRVYGDARDPATLAVVGGSGFDPALIEEAVGLGAEAFLSAELKHHVARASPIPCIESTHYALEAPGMQALAEREGWQYIDDRPTVTTLP